From the Actinomycetota bacterium genome, the window GCTGGACCCCGACGGCGAAGCCGGCACCCTGGCCCGCATCGAGCTGCAGGAACTTAAGAGTTAACGCCCCCTGTACTGGGGCTTTCTATTCTCTGCGATGGCCTTGATGGCTTCCTGGTGGTCCTCGGATACCAGGCACAGGGTCTGGGCGATGGCCTCGAACTCCAGCGCCGTCTCCGGGTCTGAGTCCCAGCACCTGCTGATGACCTGCTTGGCCAGGGCGATGCCGAGTATGGGCCCGTCCGCCAAGCGCTGGGCCAGCTTCATGGCCTCCGGCAGTACCTGGTCCTTGGGGTAGACGTGCTCCACCATGCCGATGCGGTAGGCCTCGTCGGCGTCGATGGTGTCCCCGGTGAAGATGATCTCCTTGGCGCGGCCGTTCCCCACCAGGCGGGCCAGGCGCTTGCAGGCGCCCAGGTCGGGGATGATCCCGAACTTGATCTCCATGAGGTTGAACTTGGCGTCGTCCGAGGCGATGCGGATGTCGCAGGCCAGCATGATCTCCGTGGCGCCGCCGAAAGCCAGGCCGTTGACGGCGGCGATCACCGGCTTATCCATCATCTCATAGGCCAGGAAGGTGCCCTGCACGTCCTTGAGGAAGCCGTGGATCTGCAGTGCGCTCAGCTGGCCCAGGCCGACGAAGCTCCCCAGGTCGAGGCCGCTGGAGAACGACTTGCCGGCCCCGGTCATCACCACGGCCCGCACCTCGGGGTCGTTCTGCAGCTCCCTGGCCGCCACGCCCAACTCCAGGAACATGGTGTGGTTCATGGCGTTATGGGTCTCGGGCCGGTTGAGGGTCAGGACCGCGACCCCGTCCTTCTTCTCGATGCTCAACGTCTCGTAAGCCATCTCGTCTCCTCCCTCCTGCGAAAACGCGACTACGTTTACAGACGGCTGTCACTCTACCCTGTTAGGCTACCACGGAAAGCCACATGAAGGCGATGGATACCGCGGGTGAGAGCGCAGGGCCGGGCGCCCCGCCTCCGTGCCGTCCACCGGTGAGCTCATCCCGCAGCGCGAAAAGGCACC encodes:
- a CDS encoding enoyl-CoA hydratase/isomerase family protein, producing MAYETLSIEKKDGVAVLTLNRPETHNAMNHTMFLELGVAARELQNDPEVRAVVMTGAGKSFSSGLDLGSFVGLGQLSALQIHGFLKDVQGTFLAYEMMDKPVIAAVNGLAFGGATEIMLACDIRIASDDAKFNLMEIKFGIIPDLGACKRLARLVGNGRAKEIIFTGDTIDADEAYRIGMVEHVYPKDQVLPEAMKLAQRLADGPILGIALAKQVISRCWDSDPETALEFEAIAQTLCLVSEDHQEAIKAIAENRKPQYRGR